Sequence from the Osmia bicornis bicornis chromosome 13, iOsmBic2.1, whole genome shotgun sequence genome:
GTTATATTAAatcatattaaaatattgtattaaattgtgTATTAGGTGTCAGAAGTACGAAGAATAGAAGGCCACGTGCAGGATTTCTGACATCAATTCCACATTGTCATCAGAAATGCGTAAGGTGAAATTTCTTACGCTTGTTGCGAATTGAAATTGATATTGGAACAGCAACATCttaattatttctcttttatatctataattttctaaatgttattaaattttcacatTCTTTTGGTATTTCTTTCCATAATTTATTGTGCTAACgcgaaaaaattgattttgatGTACATACTGATTTTCGTAAGAGAGTTCGATAACGTTCTCCCTTTAGAATCATAATATCACGAGATTGGTTCGGCTACCTGCTTCGGTATCAAGCCGAACAACCCCGAATGGTCGTAAGAAGGATGCGTCATTTGTTTCGCGAATGTCGAGGTGATAAGACATGTTGAGACGTCGTTCCGTATATGTAGTATATAGGTACACGtatttcttgaaatattttgcataaattatagAGTTTGATCATTTGTTAGTCATAATTTTATTGCTGTtggttaaattttattaacataatcttgtatttcttatttgttacagatattttGTTGACATTGAAAAGACGTCACGAGATACGACCGCATGACACTTCATGCTAATTTGCAATACAATTTGGTAAAGAATTGgtaatattttgatttattgtaataaattgaTAATATCTATTGccacttttttttactgagtCGTTGTTAATTGCAAGCATTTTGAATAATTAGTACTGAGGTCGAGGAAGAAAAATTAGAGAAATTATGTttctttgattaattaatagaaaaatttcattttattaaataattttgactagtaatttaatatatgGGTTTTAAATTAGAACATAATTGAAACTGTTTGTATTTTACTGCAGATGATTGCTTCTCTTctgcaattatttatttgttttaattattttaaacaatttattcttGTTAAATCatagtaattatattataatatacagCTTTTGGTgcagattttaattaaaatagaatcattattaaattacatactGTTTATGTATGATTAATTACTGGACGTGGTTTATCGAAAAGAatttagataatttataaatcacGTCGTAATAGAATTTCCAACAAGTTTTAGTATGCTTGCAATCTTAACAACAAGAATCCTCTACTTTAATAAAAGAgactattatatttattaaacaatgaTTTTCTATCCATATAATgttcattgaaataattatcaacaattatttaaaacatttcattattacaatataatcTAGCTTGAATAATATTCGTattctttgaaaatatttcacgaacactgatattttcatttacacgtaataacagtatttcctTAATGAACACTCAATAAGAAGAATGTTGGttttgttttgtatattttcaCCCATCCCCAACCTCCCCACTAATCTTTTCTTCCAGGAATTGTTGTGGCCGCGCGCAAGGCGGTcggtagagtcagtgtttgtacgaacatattaccaatgttttgattttttcaagggtgaactggccctgaatagagttgcgtttgtacaattaggaatcacgcgaaagtagagtcagtgtttgctgcgtattataaaatattttctagagtACATATCGCGACTctgctttttcctttttcatcgtGAAAGTAGAGTCACTACAATTGTTCGCCGAAAATTATTCACGGTCGCGTTACTAGTATTtcatatctttatttttatttttaattttttttttaattgctcgaTATATCCGGTATTAGAGTCAgtgcaccactgaagaggagtCTTGGGCGTTGCTTCATAAGGAAAGAGTGTAAGtatcttattactttatttaattaattttaattcaagtagaataatttacaatttatgatgctattacattgatttaattacattttgtatattataaattcaaatataattttagaattttttacgagtagtaaaatttcattcattcaatACCGAAGATTAAGTTATTTACACGTTcatgaaaaaatgaacaatttatgtGCAAGAAGACAATTCGTGACGGGTAGATTTCCAACTCAGAGTGATTTATTTCAACACATTTTgcgtattcttgaaaatttactcTGAGGAGAGAGTCGCGCGaggatattttattaattttcacaataAATTCTTGTTTCATTGAAAAGAATTCATAATTAGagacattaaattcttttttattaattatatatcaAATAATACGAGCAAATTGGCTGCGAGATTCGTGGTttgttttttcaattttatttatgctATTTTTTTTCGTTAATTTTTGCATTACTTTTAATGCACTTTCATCTCACTTTCGTATTATTATTAGTAGTGCATAAGTTTATTAACTAACGTAAGTTTCAATTATGTAATACCGACATCTGCGACACCAGGATTTGAGGTTCCTGTATATGCTAATTTGGATGTCGTTTTACAGATTTCTGCTCTTTTGCAACAGTTGGTCGCGTGGTGCAGCACCAGTACATCACGGCAAGTAAAACCCTGAGCGTGAACATTCTCTATTCCTCTCATTCATAGCTAACAGTGACCATAGATAGTACACTACTATCTATAGATACTGTAGCTAATCACGTGGTGAAAATAACACATAACCTATgttatatttgtaaaaaacaCTGACAAAAATTAAAACGCAAACATGTATttgatgtattatttaaatgaaaatggaGATCGTGTGTATACGTTAAAGGTAGCACACAATggatcattttattatgtcctatataatatatttttatgtattatactaatgtttcattttatattttccttatttataTTTGCATATATAGATTAATGTTTGTAACTCTTCTTTCTTATCTTTATTGTTGTAATGTTATTTTACAGAAAATAGATCCCAATGGAAAACCTACACTATCAGCACATCCaggtaaatattttttaaaatattataatttattttaaaaggaTGAAATCagttacaatttttatttcagctCGATTTTCGCCGGAAGATAAATATTCAAGAGAAAGAATAACGCTTAAAAGAAGATATGGCTTACTGCTTACTCAACAACCATTGCCTACTTATTGATattcatttgtatttttaagtggctatttttattttgtacaaaaatgtaattaaatagaCTGTTATACAACATATAAATGTATATGTAGATCTGtgtatttttttgtttctcaTCAGTTGAGATACACAGATCTTTTACACCCACAGCTTCCTCTTCTGATAATCTAACAAAATTCTTAATAGCTTAATACATTCACACTTTGATTCAACAACCTACATACTTTAATATTGTActtcaaattcaattacatTTAAAATGGAGTGAATATTGATATAGATAAAGTTTTTTTATTCAGAATTCACTTTATTTTAAcatgtgtatatataaaaaataaaacatatttcAATGTATTGTACATTATCTAACCagtttaaatattatacaattttatctgaagattataataatagaattatataaaacaaacttcaatttttttaactttaacaTTATGTTAGACATATCTtaaagttttataaatttcttatattactgataaaattaaaattttctgaatGAGTATACACGACGAAATTAgtattgaaaagaaaagatttaCCAACATTTGACAACACTTCTGTttaatatacatgtacatcagtTTGATATATGACATTTTTAATGTCTTTTCTATTAAATACATTATACTGTATCAAACTTAATATAGACAGTAACAATATACAGTATTTGATatagttaattatatttacatatgtatatatgcaAACATTTACATGTATTTGTAGCTTTTATTTgatgttatttaaatatttttctaattagaaataatttgaaaaatatttaactaaTGGTTAATCAATAAATTATATGAGAAAACTGTCTCTCTATTGaaagtattttatattacgaatgttATTTTCTTAGTACAGAAATATCAAGCATTGAGTATTATAGTATTTGCCTTGAAAAATGGTTTACTAATTAACATGGCAATATAAACATACTTTTCGCAATATTTATAGCTtgactaataaaaaataagaaataaaagtaaCTTAAATAACGTTTATCTTGATCTTTCTAAACATACTTACATCTtcttataaatattcaatacagaatacaatatttttatcctTCAGATAGAtgttaattatcatttttttgtAATGTTTACATACAAactatacaatttttaattcttattcGATGTTATGAGTATattcttaataaatatttgtacaaattttaCAGCATTGTATCTAACAAGCGGAATTGAACATTCAATTACTGTAATAGTAAAATGACACAATCTGTTAAAATTAGTTGAAATTATCACGAACACTATATCATAAACTTAACACATAATGTATTATacgaaaattaaatatttgaaaaataggAAACAACTGAAATCATCTATAtcattatatgtatgtacataacGGAAGAATTATAAGTACATAGATCAAAATAAAAcgatcaatttttataactttttttcaaattaaatcagACATGTGTTTTGGTCAAATTTTATACGTAGACTGTACAACATGAATATTGTTCAATAATTACATGAAAATACAAATTACATTACTGCACGAGTGAAAACATGTTATCGTAATTTTGGTTTAACTATATTCATGTTTTTCAGGTATGAAACCTTATAGTTTTACTTACAGCTCATATTGTCACATTTTTACTTCACCTCTAATGGCAAAACTTAAATTAGTAATTATTCTGCTATTTTTAGAAGTAAACAATaacagaaattgaaatttgatttttggaTTAATATATAAAGGTATAACATGAAACAGTGTATGTGTAATTTCTACTTGTCCAAAATTCAAActtcaattaataatataaaaaaataaatcaatatagCAATGACTGACTAAATAATAAGTGATAATATTATTCAATGTCAGAAATATAtcaaacaatataaaaatgatcTTGATTACGGTATATGCAATTTCCATTTGATAATGCCACAGATATACTATGCGGTTTCAgtatcaataattttatgttcAATTTGCTTCTGAAGGTGCTGCTGGTAGAACATGAACTTGCTGTGCTTTACTAGCATTATAAACTTGGCCAGGACTGAATGGTTCTAGTCTTGAACTAGAACTTATTTCGTTTTTACGAATCAtatctttaaaaaattaacaaatgttaCAAGCACGAACACATAAAaggtaaaaaattattttggtATTAAAAACATATATAACTGTTAAGTGAAAAACAAACTACACATGTAGCttcgataattaatattaatattaaaggaCTTACCACTTTTTGATTCAGGAGCTGGAATATATCGAGACAATCTAACAACAGGCAAAGGTAAATAACCACTGGTTAATGGCATCACGTCCAATGTGACACTTTGTTTTTCTAGAACTTCTAAAGACACAATACCAGCAGTACGACCACATACAGCCCACATAGCTTGATCAGCAAGAACCTCATACATTAACTGAGGTGTAGGATTTGGATTAGGAGTGGGTAACATACGTGTTACTGTGAGATAAAGATGGCACATGCTACCAGCACGACAAAATTCACCCCCATTTCCAGCTGCCTCAACTTTTGATGATACTGTAAACAAGGTCTGGAAAATGATATTATAACTAGAAATTTATCTTTCTGAAATgtcattaaaatatattttataggtACGTTTATAAGGTCATGTTtgttttacatttaattagaaatgaattattaatcaaATGGGCTATAACATGAgtaatcaaatttatttcactaGTTCATAACtatcaaacaaaaaaaaataatttacactCTTACCACATAATCTGTAATATCGAAGTTGCATCTATAAACACTGCATGATTTTTCCATTCTTTGCAAATGATGTGTTTGTAGAGGATCATCAGTAAGTAGATCATTCAGTTCTTCCGCATCATTGATTGGTACATATTTCACACGAAAATCAGTCTTTATTGGTATCAAAGACTTTTCATCTTTACCAATTTCAAGTTCCCACATAAATGATACGTTTATTCCATTTCCTATTACTAATCTCTGGCCCGCAATCGGATTTAAACTTTTGAAGTTAACATCTATGGATGTTATTGTTGTCAATTCTGGCTCGATCAGTTGTAGAAGCTGATTCGTTAACCCTGTTACAATTATTTGAAGGAATTTCCTTTGTTTTGCTGTGTGAAGTTTCATATTTGACATAAGTGGAGGGCCAAAATGCAAAGGTATACTTTCTTCTGAATTCCAGGGGCACTGTATATTTAgctaacaaaaaataataattagaaatatatttattaaagtattatgcaatatataaaaaaaaagtaccttATGTTCCATTGATAAAGTATCTTTCTTTGGTGGTAGTTCAGCTAGAGCTTTAAACTTCAGCCGTATTGTTTGAAATGGTTCACAAACTGGCAGTGATACTTCTAATTCTTTAGACATTGCATCCTTTGAATTATCAACTTGTATCGTTAATCCTCTGGACGTACGTAATTTAAGTTTCATgtcttttgttatttttatacttCCACTCATAATAGTTAACTCTATATCTTGAATAAGGCCAGCCAGTAAATCTCTACCACATTTCAGAGATACTACTGGTTGAGTTTTAGCTACTTCGTAACATAATCGGGGATTTAAAATAGGTGatagaaattctaatttttccTCGATAACTAGTGACAGCTGACCAATTTTGTAAAATCCGGGCTGATCAACGTGCCTTACTAATGTAAAGGTGTTCACGCCTGGTTTCATTACAAATTCATTACACGACAGGGCTTTACTAAAATCACCTTTTGCGTTTACAGACGGTTTCCTATGTTTTGTGCTATCAGAACGTCTGACAACGGGTTTAGTATTTTTGTGTACAACACTAGCAGATCCAAGACTTTTATCTTCTTTGTAATCGAAATATGAATATACTTGTAACTGAAGTAAACTCGGATCAAATGGTTTCATATCTTCTAGAGTACATTTCGATAatctgaaaataataattttttaattgccaAAGAGTACAaaggaattttaatttctttctcctatgattttaataatattaaatttcacatATATTACGTACAGTGGTATTGATGGTTCAACTGGTAATTTTGAACCTTTCTTTTTGTTAGATAATTGAGGTTTTTGAATCTCTTCGACGGATACAGACGCTTTAGTGCATTTTACTTCTCTAGGAAATAAACTTTGTACACTGACCTCAATATGAACCACACAATCTTGTACTACCTTATCCATCACTTTAACTTCCATACTCAGTATTACAAAAGCACATCTAAGTTCTACAAGTAATGGTTGGGGTAATGAGATCAATTTCATGTATCCAAACATTTCTTCAAAATATGTGTTACGGACAGTAATATGTAATACATCCAAACTAGAAATAGCTGCACAAACTTTCGTATATTTTTCTACATCGTCCATTCTTTTGTAACACTGAGCTAATTCCAATTGAGTTTGTGCTGCTAAATGATTCCAACCTTCATCGGTATAAGTTTTCAAAGCATCAGATAAAAATGCAACAGCTTTCTGATTCTCTGCGAGTTCGCTATAAAATTGTGCTAATTCTTTTCCTATCAATCTGGCTGATCGAATACGGCCTACGTGTTTGTAAGTACCCATAGCTAATTCTGCATGTTCAagatattgttttttaaacGCTTCTTTCGATGAAAGCGCTTCCTTCAACTTATCAGTAGGAGTTAATTTTCCTTCTACCTGTGATTCAGAATCTCCCATACCAGCTATAAGGTAAACAACTGTATGTAATTGTTCGCTAGTTGGTTCACTTCCAGGCATTAAACCACATAATCTTCCTAAATTTCCTAGCTAGAATaagttataataatatttaattgctAACTGTTTCTTCTAAtatttattcacttatattctttaaaaaaaaaaaacgagagaTAGTTTGAATAACTTACTTTATCTCTAGCAAGTGCCCACAGACTAGCTGTATGCAAGGAGCAAAGATCTAGCTGTtgattattatcattattgtAAGACGATAATTGACAAGCTTGTAATACCTCTAGTGCACAAAGGAAAGACCAACATTCAATGGATCCTTCGGGTCGTTGAATTTCTAAGATACGTAATTCGCTTAATGTGTTATGAACAAATGATAAGCACCTTTGTGCGacctaaattaaaatttatgtatACATTCATATTAATGATACAACTATGATTTATAAACGAGAAACAGTTGTGTGTAATATACAAACCTCCCATGGTTTATTAAGAGCTAGTAACATGGCACATTGTctactaaataaataacttcTAAGATCTAATAATGATGCCTTACACTCGGCCAAAAGAAATCTTAGTTGATGATTTGTACCACTACTTAAATTGACGCCTTTCCAATTATTTAATGGTGCTTGAAACAAATTTAACCATCCTGGAATAtctacaaaaattaaaatcgattaattttcaaattaaaaagaatacGAGGATTTTATGAAATATGGTTGGTATACCTCCTACATTGGAATTAAGCACAAACTGTGTAAAGAGAGCATCTAACTCGTCATACTGAACTAATGCTTCATCATACAATCCTAACATTTGTAAAACAAATGCAAGTTCTTCCTAAAAaggttgaaattaaaacatatATTTTGTTCTTTTAACATAACAAGTTTGTAGAATACAGTTAAAAAATCAACGTTTTAATTTACCTGTAGCAAAAAATAGTGGCAGAAATTCCAATTTGGATGATTTCTACTTTCTCTTTGTTCTCTAATAATATCTTCAAAACGTGACAATGTTTTATCATATGCTACTAGCATTAAGTGGCGTATACGACTGATTAAACCCCTCCACGATTCAGCTGAACGCATTTCGGATTTGATTGGATTTATTACAGAAACACATCTGtttaatatacaatacataACATATAACAAACaggtaatttataaatatgtacaaaacaattgttaattaattattacttcacCTATCGCCATTCTTAGAAGCAAAATCACTCCGAATTTTATCCAGAACTGTTGTTCTAGGTAATAATTTATTAGTTTTCTTAATATCATAGGTTTCTACTAAAACAATCATCCAGTCCTGAATATGATACTGTGATAATGTTTTCAACCAATTATCAATGTCTTCTCTGATACTTGTCTTGTAAGTATCTACATCCTGTAATCTCAATATGTATGATCAGAAAAACATAGAATTTATTTACCACATAATTAAATGATAACAATTTCCTCCAAATATTGTCTTATATATTactaaattatatatttaaacaaattcatTAGATGTTCATAATATGAAACTTACACTAATACCTATAATATAATACCTAACATTCTAATACCTACATTATTAATGTACTCACAGAACATTCAGTCCAATATATATGAAATATTGGTTGTTTTATTAGGTGTACACTCTTCTCAGTTGGAAGAATGTCTTTGGAAAATGGCACAAAAGTTGCCCCCAATTTGACTTGTTTGACTGGTCTACTAAATGACCTACGCCATTCCACCATATCTGCAGGTATAACTTGAAGCAAACTACCTTCcaaagtagaaaataatttatcatctCCAGCATCTACGTTAAAGGAATTAATATATTAGTTTGAAACATTATAAACTGTATATActatatcattttatatataCACAGATGATTGATTAAGAATTGGCACAATCAGATgttcataattaatattatattatatttttgacattaattttacatattattattaacataacatattaatttataattatgaaaCATTCATAATCTTCTACAGGGAAATACATGCATAAAATTACATTAGAAACAGTTACAATAAATGAAGTtaaatatatacaattttattttaagtaaagaaaaatgttatataGGAAGAAAACGTTAACctatttaaaataacatatgtttattaaaaatgaatggTAATGATTAAAGAAATTCTATTGTTAACAACAATTGCTATTATGTGTTATATAGTATTTCATAAATAACTgcatattacaaataaatgtAACTGAATTATAAAGATGAAAGGAATATCATAGAAATTGACAGTTTATTGAAGCAGTAAATAACAGTGGTGAAGAATAATGTCATCACTAAAAGGAGGTTAAAAGAATTAATATCTTGATTAATGAACGTACATGTGATAATTGGTTTAATATCCATAAAGATATTTGTTTTACGTTCACCATCCAAAGACGACCCCCCATTGCAAGTCATTTCTAAAGATCGGCAGTTGCTTCGCGAACCTGCTTTCAATCATTACAACTTTACGTCACTTTTGTTACTTTCAACAAAAATTACTTTATCATTTATCTGAAAACAAAATTCTGAACACTAAAGCATTCTCTATGAATTAAATTGGCTTCAATGATTTAATTGATCGCAAACAGACAAAACTTcaacataatataataaatcCAACATTGTATTTCAATCCTTTAGACAACTTCCATTGAGGTTGATTGAGGTTGGAATTGGAATCTTTATTTAACATGTCGTACGACATCGATACTATCAAAACGTATCGATATCtcgtatttttaaaatatatacgAATTGTTTTCGCAAACTTCCGTTTAGTAGAAACCGTTGTAAGTTTGCTTGGTTTGCCCAAATCTCATAGatggaaaaataatagttATTTGTATTGAAGCACAGGagattaatttttatgaagCATGTAAAgagtatatttatataaattatattttggtGACTGTCAAGGTAACATTATCACAAAGGTTAATAATCGCTTTAATTacgtttttaatattttgtataattaaatgatttttattgtataacgtataattttctaatgctgtaacattaaatatttctctgaaatatatttatatttgaacTCTTGATTTTACAGGTTGTTTCTGCAAGCATTTTAAATGTAAAGTTCATATACcacaaataaaaaaagatgtaTAAAAGCACAGTACTTCATAAAATACCAGGTGATTTACCACCTATCCCAAAACAAGAACATCAAGGATATATTGATGATATGGGAAAGTTAAAGAAATTTCAGTTGGAAGAAATCTTAGAAAGACAGAACAAAATTCTTAATAATAAGTAGGTAGGATTTATGGCATGTATTGAATTATTAGgtaaattgtttataatattattgttcTAGAGCCTTTATATTAAAGCTGCCAGACAAAGGAGAAAAGATTAAGAAATTTCGTGATAGATTAGTGgaggaattaaaaaataaagatgatATTGAAAATGCTGCTAATCTTCTGTCAGGATTGAATATAGCATCCGAAGGAAAAATGGCCATGAATAAACTAGAATGGACAGGCAAATAcaatgaaacaaaaaatacagAGAAAATTGTTCAACTTGACAGCGATGATGAAGATGATCCTTTGAAAATCTTGGCACAAGTTAGTTTTATATTCTCAGAAATTAGTTTATATTCCATGTatattgttttaatatttatcaatttGTCTATATTAGCCTACAGGTTCTGGTGTTCATAAGAAGAAAGTCATACATTTACCACCAGAAGAAAGTTTGATTAAGCCAGAAGATTTGGCAGAAATAgaatcatttaaaaaagaatctacAGAACCTGCTGATCATGTTTCATTTATTGTCAATAAAGTGGAAAACCATTcggaagataaaaataaaaagataccATTTAAACCATATAAAACAACTAAATCTGGTGTACATGAGccagaaaaagaaaagcaaagaaa
This genomic interval carries:
- the LOC114875041 gene encoding trafficking protein particle complex subunit 10 isoform X4; the encoded protein is MIVLVETYDIKKTNKLLPRTTVLDKIRSDFASKNGDRCVSVINPIKSEMRSAESWRGLISRIRHLMLVAYDKTLSRFEDIIREQRESRNHPNWNFCHYFLLQEELAFVLQMLGLYDEALVQYDELDALFTQFVLNSNVGDIPGWLNLFQAPLNNWKGVNLSSGTNHQLRFLLAECKASLLDLRSYLFSRQCAMLLALNKPWEVAQRCLSFVHNTLSELRILEIQRPEGSIECWSFLCALEVLQACQLSSYNNDNNQQLDLCSLHTASLWALARDKLGNLGRLCGLMPGSEPTSEQLHTVVYLIAGMGDSESQVEGKLTPTDKLKEALSSKEAFKKQYLEHAELAMGTYKHVGRIRSARLIGKELAQFYSELAENQKAVAFLSDALKTYTDEGWNHLAAQTQLELAQCYKRMDDVEKYTKVCAAISSLDVLHITVRNTYFEEMFGYMKLISLPQPLLVELRCAFVILSMEVKVMDKVVQDCVVHIEVSVQSLFPREVKCTKASVSVEEIQKPQLSNKKKGSKLPVEPSIPLLSKCTLEDMKPFDPSLLQLQVYSYFDYKEDKSLGSASVVHKNTKPVVRRSDSTKHRKPSVNAKGDFSKALSCNEFVMKPGVNTFTLVRHVDQPGFYKIGQLSLVIEEKLEFLSPILNPRLCYEVAKTQPVVSLKCGRDLLAGLIQDIELTIMSGSIKITKDMKLKLRTSRGLTIQVDNSKDAMSKELEVSLPVCEPFQTIRLKFKALAELPPKKDTLSMEHKLNIQCPWNSEESIPLHFGPPLMSNMKLHTAKQRKFLQIIVTGLTNQLLQLIEPELTTITSIDVNFKSLNPIAGQRLVIGNGINVSFMWELEIGKDEKSLIPIKTDFRVKYVPINDAEELNDLLTDDPLQTHHLQRMEKSCSVYRCNFDITDYVTLFTVSSKVEAAGNGGEFCRAGSMCHLYLTVTRMLPTPNPNPTPQLMYEVLADQAMWAVCGRTAGIVSLEVLEKQSVTLDVMPLTSGYLPLPVVRLSRYIPAPESKSDMIRKNEISSSSRLEPFSPGQVYNASKAQQVHVLPAAPSEAN
- the LOC114875041 gene encoding trafficking protein particle complex subunit 10 isoform X1, with the translated sequence MTCNGGSSLDGERKTNIFMDIKPIITYAGDDKLFSTLEGSLLQVIPADMVEWRRSFSRPVKQVKLGATFVPFSKDILPTEKSVHLIKQPIFHIYWTECSDVDTYKTSIREDIDNWLKTLSQYHIQDWMIVLVETYDIKKTNKLLPRTTVLDKIRSDFASKNGDRCVSVINPIKSEMRSAESWRGLISRIRHLMLVAYDKTLSRFEDIIREQRESRNHPNWNFCHYFLLQEELAFVLQMLGLYDEALVQYDELDALFTQFVLNSNVGDIPGWLNLFQAPLNNWKGVNLSSGTNHQLRFLLAECKASLLDLRSYLFSRQCAMLLALNKPWEVAQRCLSFVHNTLSELRILEIQRPEGSIECWSFLCALEVLQACQLSSYNNDNNQQLDLCSLHTASLWALARDKLGNLGRLCGLMPGSEPTSEQLHTVVYLIAGMGDSESQVEGKLTPTDKLKEALSSKEAFKKQYLEHAELAMGTYKHVGRIRSARLIGKELAQFYSELAENQKAVAFLSDALKTYTDEGWNHLAAQTQLELAQCYKRMDDVEKYTKVCAAISSLDVLHITVRNTYFEEMFGYMKLISLPQPLLVELRCAFVILSMEVKVMDKVVQDCVVHIEVSVQSLFPREVKCTKASVSVEEIQKPQLSNKKKGSKLPVEPSIPLLSKCTLEDMKPFDPSLLQLQVYSYFDYKEDKSLGSASVVHKNTKPVVRRSDSTKHRKPSVNAKGDFSKALSCNEFVMKPGVNTFTLVRHVDQPGFYKIGQLSLVIEEKLEFLSPILNPRLCYEVAKTQPVVSLKCGRDLLAGLIQDIELTIMSGSIKITKDMKLKLRTSRGLTIQVDNSKDAMSKELEVSLPVCEPFQTIRLKFKALAELPPKKDTLSMEHKLNIQCPWNSEESIPLHFGPPLMSNMKLHTAKQRKFLQIIVTGLTNQLLQLIEPELTTITSIDVNFKSLNPIAGQRLVIGNGINVSFMWELEIGKDEKSLIPIKTDFRVKYVPINDAEELNDLLTDDPLQTHHLQRMEKSCSVYRCNFDITDYVTLFTVSSKVEAAGNGGEFCRAGSMCHLYLTVTRMLPTPNPNPTPQLMYEVLADQAMWAVCGRTAGIVSLEVLEKQSVTLDVMPLTSGYLPLPVVRLSRYIPAPESKSDMIRKNEISSSSRLEPFSPGQVYNASKAQQVHVLPAAPSEAN
- the LOC114875041 gene encoding trafficking protein particle complex subunit 10 isoform X3, with the protein product MFCEYINNDVDTYKTSIREDIDNWLKTLSQYHIQDWMIVLVETYDIKKTNKLLPRTTVLDKIRSDFASKNGDRCVSVINPIKSEMRSAESWRGLISRIRHLMLVAYDKTLSRFEDIIREQRESRNHPNWNFCHYFLLQEELAFVLQMLGLYDEALVQYDELDALFTQFVLNSNVGDIPGWLNLFQAPLNNWKGVNLSSGTNHQLRFLLAECKASLLDLRSYLFSRQCAMLLALNKPWEVAQRCLSFVHNTLSELRILEIQRPEGSIECWSFLCALEVLQACQLSSYNNDNNQQLDLCSLHTASLWALARDKLGNLGRLCGLMPGSEPTSEQLHTVVYLIAGMGDSESQVEGKLTPTDKLKEALSSKEAFKKQYLEHAELAMGTYKHVGRIRSARLIGKELAQFYSELAENQKAVAFLSDALKTYTDEGWNHLAAQTQLELAQCYKRMDDVEKYTKVCAAISSLDVLHITVRNTYFEEMFGYMKLISLPQPLLVELRCAFVILSMEVKVMDKVVQDCVVHIEVSVQSLFPREVKCTKASVSVEEIQKPQLSNKKKGSKLPVEPSIPLLSKCTLEDMKPFDPSLLQLQVYSYFDYKEDKSLGSASVVHKNTKPVVRRSDSTKHRKPSVNAKGDFSKALSCNEFVMKPGVNTFTLVRHVDQPGFYKIGQLSLVIEEKLEFLSPILNPRLCYEVAKTQPVVSLKCGRDLLAGLIQDIELTIMSGSIKITKDMKLKLRTSRGLTIQVDNSKDAMSKELEVSLPVCEPFQTIRLKFKALAELPPKKDTLSMEHKLNIQCPWNSEESIPLHFGPPLMSNMKLHTAKQRKFLQIIVTGLTNQLLQLIEPELTTITSIDVNFKSLNPIAGQRLVIGNGINVSFMWELEIGKDEKSLIPIKTDFRVKYVPINDAEELNDLLTDDPLQTHHLQRMEKSCSVYRCNFDITDYVTLFTVSSKVEAAGNGGEFCRAGSMCHLYLTVTRMLPTPNPNPTPQLMYEVLADQAMWAVCGRTAGIVSLEVLEKQSVTLDVMPLTSGYLPLPVVRLSRYIPAPESKSDMIRKNEISSSSRLEPFSPGQVYNASKAQQVHVLPAAPSEAN